From Terriglobales bacterium:
GACAACCACGCCGGTTCGCCCGCCTCACAGGGGAAGGGGCACGGCCATCTGGCAACCCTTGATCAGGAAGCCGCCCCCGCAGGGCAGAACGATGATCTTCTCCGGCTTGTCGGCCAGGAACTCGTCCACCACCAGGGTGGCGCCGGGACAGGTGGTGAAGCCATAATCATCGCAGACGATGATCCCACCCTCCTGCATGCGGGGATAGAAGAAAGCCAAGCTGTCGCGTGTGGGCTGGTAGAGGTCGACGTCGATGTGCACGAAGGAGAATCTCCGCTCGGCGACCTCCGCAAAGCGCTCCGGGATCCATCCCGGATGCCAACTGAGCCGGCCCGCTGACTCCAGGTTGGTGCGGGCGGCCTCCAGGCTGGGGGCCAGGCCTCCCTGGGTCCAGTAGCTGCCGTCCTGCGGGGAGGGAGCCGAAAGGCCTTGGAAGGAATCGAAGAGGAAGTGGGTGCGTGGAGGGTTGGAGCCTCCCTGCAGCGAGCGGCAGATCAGGTAGGAGGTAGCGCCTTCGAAGACCCCGCACTCGGCGGTGTCGCCGGGCAGGCTGACCACCAGGCGGGCCAACTGATACACCATCCAACGGCGTTGCGTGTTCAGGCCTTTGTACTCGTGGAAGCGCTCCAGGTACTGGTTGAACCCCGGGTCCTGCCACCAAGCCATCTCCGGCCAGTGGAAGCGGTAGGAGGGAGCCAGCCTGCGGCCGATGCGCCGCAAGAGGGAGAAACGCATCTCCTGGCGCCTTACCGGGCTGCCCAGCCCTTGGAAAAACCGTGCGATTCGTTTCAGCATAATGACTTTGCGATAGCTCGATGAAGTCGTTCCATTCTCGGAACACGCTCAACGAGGCACGCTTCCCGGCGGACACATTCTACATACTCCCTCGCCAGGCAGAGGCTCGATCGAGCGGACTCCCGTGACTCGCAGAATCTCAACACACTATCACACCATGGTGTGGTGCAGGATCGAGCCGGAAGCCGGCTCCAGCAGGGCTCCCGGCGTTTCGTTCCCGGAACGCGATCTTTTTCCTTGCTCCTCCGCCCGAAGTGGGATTAAATGTCCCGCACACAAGGCACAACCCAGACCCTTCCGCGGTCACGACCGACGACCCTCAAGGTGACCGGACCGTGCCGGCGGGCAAACAGGCGCCTGCGGCCGTGGAGTCGGGGCAATCTCATGCAGGTGTTGGGACAGCGCCGATCTGTCTGCTTGGAACGGAGCCACAGCGAG
This genomic window contains:
- a CDS encoding TylF/MycF/NovP-related O-methyltransferase; this translates as MRFSLLRRIGRRLAPSYRFHWPEMAWWQDPGFNQYLERFHEYKGLNTQRRWMVYQLARLVVSLPGDTAECGVFEGATSYLICRSLQGGSNPPRTHFLFDSFQGLSAPSPQDGSYWTQGGLAPSLEAARTNLESAGRLSWHPGWIPERFAEVAERRFSFVHIDVDLYQPTRDSLAFFYPRMQEGGIIVCDDYGFTTCPGATLVVDEFLADKPEKIIVLPCGGGFLIKGCQMAVPLPL